One Deefgea tanakiae genomic region harbors:
- a CDS encoding SAM-dependent methyltransferase, whose protein sequence is MNQTQVIQSLSRSAPTAAKLFLNLLGRLQHGHLQLITPEGTHLMFGNLHQPPSATLQVHDWRACGRILRAGDIGFAESYEAGWIDSPDLTAVLALALRNEAVLDKMVFGGKLATLWYRIKHWLRPNTREGSRRNIHAHYDIGNDFYQRWLDPSWTYSSAIFHGDYAQSLQSAQIAKYQRIIDVLGLRAGSRVLEIGCGWGGFAEHAARLGIHVHGVTISPAQLAIAQERIAQQDLGELAKLEICDYRDLQGEYDAIVSIEMFEAVGERFWPEYFKTVAARLKSGGKALIQTITIAESAFERYRSSTDFIQQYIFPGGMLPSPERFNEKASQAGLRTTDQYHFGGDYAETLRRWRADWESEKAAISAQGFDEKFMRIWRLYFVYCEAGFDGGKTDVVQFLLHKD, encoded by the coding sequence ATGAACCAAACTCAAGTTATTCAAAGCCTTTCGCGCAGCGCCCCCACTGCGGCCAAACTCTTTTTGAATCTACTCGGTCGTTTGCAACATGGGCATTTGCAGTTGATTACGCCAGAAGGCACGCATTTAATGTTCGGCAACTTGCACCAACCACCATCGGCAACTTTGCAAGTGCACGATTGGCGCGCTTGCGGCCGCATTTTACGTGCGGGCGATATTGGCTTTGCCGAAAGCTATGAAGCCGGTTGGATTGATAGCCCCGACCTCACGGCCGTTTTGGCGCTTGCGCTGCGCAACGAAGCCGTACTCGACAAGATGGTGTTTGGCGGCAAGCTGGCCACATTGTGGTATCGGATTAAACACTGGTTGCGCCCAAACACACGCGAAGGCAGCCGCCGCAATATTCATGCGCATTACGATATTGGCAATGACTTTTATCAGCGCTGGCTCGACCCAAGCTGGACATATTCGAGTGCGATTTTCCACGGCGACTACGCGCAATCACTGCAAAGCGCACAAATTGCCAAATACCAACGCATTATCGACGTGCTTGGCCTGCGCGCTGGCAGCCGCGTACTTGAAATCGGTTGCGGCTGGGGCGGCTTTGCCGAACATGCGGCGCGACTCGGTATTCATGTGCACGGCGTAACGATTTCTCCGGCGCAATTGGCCATTGCCCAAGAACGCATCGCCCAACAAGACTTGGGCGAACTCGCGAAACTCGAAATCTGTGATTACCGCGACTTGCAAGGCGAGTACGACGCGATTGTGTCGATTGAAATGTTCGAAGCGGTGGGCGAGCGATTCTGGCCAGAATATTTCAAAACGGTCGCTGCACGCCTCAAATCAGGCGGCAAAGCTTTAATCCAAACCATCACCATTGCCGAATCAGCGTTTGAACGCTATCGCAGCAGTACCGACTTTATTCAGCAATATATTTTTCCCGGCGGCATGTTGCCTAGTCCTGAACGGTTTAATGAAAAGGCCAGTCAAGCGGGTTTACGCACCACTGATCAATATCATTTCGGTGGCGACTACGCTGAAACGCTAAGACGCTGGCGCGCCGATTGGGAAAGTGAAAAAGCCGCGATTAGTGCGCAAGGCTTTGATGAAAAATTCATGCGCATTTGGCGACTGTATTTTGTCTACTGCGAAGCGGGATTTGATGGAGGGAAAACCGATGTCGTGCAATTCTTGCTCCACAAAGACTAA
- a CDS encoding MFS transporter yields MKTTSPLAYASYGLLGLPLAMAALPVYVQIPAYYSGQLGLALGLTGWVLFLARMVDTFQDPLLGRWIDRINGNITAWFWSGAAILALAFFGLWLPPVSSGDTMYLALWLAAMLIAAYTAHSMLNIAYLTWGARIDAGSGSHDQGLLGAAAWREGAGLFGVILASVIPSWIMSRPAATLSGDLASYSIGFALILVLAVFVLLKFAPAWQRNKNTETTPSWQATWTLMKAHQGFRQLLPPYFLNAISVAIPSTLALFFINDRLQAPSYAGAFLASYFIAAAIGLPLWVMAAKKIGVLCAWRWGMVLAIIAFCSAATLGAGDIIAYLIVCIAAGLALGADLALPPVLLAQLIRKDSSPASYFGVWTLLGKLALALSGLALPALAALDYQPGTPAGPALAWVYAGVPCAFKLVAFLLLTRIKTTQAGVSS; encoded by the coding sequence ATGAAAACCACCAGCCCTCTTGCCTACGCTAGCTACGGCCTACTCGGCCTGCCACTGGCAATGGCGGCGCTGCCCGTCTATGTGCAAATCCCCGCTTATTACAGTGGGCAACTGGGTTTAGCGCTGGGGCTGACGGGCTGGGTGTTATTTTTGGCGCGCATGGTTGATACCTTTCAAGATCCACTGCTGGGTCGCTGGATTGATCGAATCAATGGCAATATCACGGCGTGGTTTTGGAGTGGCGCAGCGATTTTAGCCTTGGCGTTTTTCGGCTTGTGGTTACCGCCGGTATCGAGTGGCGATACGATGTATCTTGCGCTATGGCTTGCTGCCATGTTAATTGCAGCTTATACCGCACACAGCATGCTTAATATTGCCTATTTAACTTGGGGAGCACGGATTGATGCCGGTTCTGGAAGTCATGATCAAGGATTGCTGGGCGCGGCCGCGTGGCGCGAAGGCGCGGGGCTATTCGGCGTCATTTTAGCCAGCGTCATCCCAAGCTGGATCATGAGCCGCCCAGCCGCAACACTAAGTGGCGACTTAGCCAGCTACAGCATCGGCTTTGCACTCATTTTAGTGTTGGCTGTGTTTGTATTGCTCAAATTTGCCCCTGCTTGGCAGCGCAACAAGAACACCGAAACAACGCCTAGTTGGCAAGCCACTTGGACTTTGATGAAAGCCCATCAAGGCTTTCGCCAGCTATTACCACCCTACTTCTTAAATGCGATTTCAGTCGCAATTCCATCGACCTTGGCGCTGTTTTTCATCAACGATAGGTTGCAAGCACCGAGCTACGCGGGCGCATTTTTGGCCAGCTATTTTATCGCCGCCGCAATCGGCTTGCCGCTGTGGGTGATGGCGGCAAAAAAAATCGGCGTTTTGTGTGCATGGCGCTGGGGAATGGTGCTGGCGATTATCGCTTTTTGCAGCGCGGCAACCTTGGGCGCGGGTGACATCATTGCTTATTTGATCGTGTGCATAGCGGCAGGACTCGCGCTGGGCGCAGACTTGGCTTTGCCCCCCGTGCTATTAGCGCAACTCATCCGCAAGGACAGTTCACCCGCCAGTTATTTTGGCGTTTGGACGCTACTGGGCAAATTAGCACTGGCGCTGTCTGGCTTGGCACTGCCCGCCTTAGCAGCGCTCGATTATCAACCGGGAACTCCAGCAGGACCGGCGCTGGCGTGGGTTTACGCTGGCGTACCTTGCGCCTTTAAATTAGTGGCCTTTTTGCTGCTCACACGTATCAAAACCACCCAAGCAGGAGTTTCATCATGA
- a CDS encoding DUF3833 domain-containing protein, translating into MKKSIIAALCGLLTACASPDVAQYQKAEPKLDLVHYFVGKTDAWGMFQKRSGEVVKRFHVEITGTHNNGKLVLDEQFKYDDGTTQQRIWTLTQAADGSWRGTADDVKGEAIGKVAGNALNWRYTMFLPVDGKTYEVQFDDWMFLIDDKSMLNRASMQKFGFELGQVTLFFKKRD; encoded by the coding sequence ATGAAAAAATCAATCATCGCCGCCTTGTGTGGCCTGCTGACTGCCTGCGCGTCGCCCGATGTGGCGCAATATCAAAAAGCCGAGCCCAAGCTGGATTTAGTGCATTATTTTGTCGGCAAAACCGATGCATGGGGCATGTTTCAAAAACGCAGCGGCGAAGTCGTCAAGCGATTCCATGTCGAAATCACTGGCACACACAACAACGGCAAACTCGTGCTCGACGAACAATTTAAGTACGACGATGGTACTACCCAGCAACGAATCTGGACGCTAACGCAAGCCGCAGATGGTAGTTGGCGCGGCACGGCCGATGATGTTAAAGGCGAAGCCATTGGAAAAGTGGCGGGCAATGCACTGAACTGGCGCTACACAATGTTTTTGCCCGTAGATGGAAAAACTTATGAAGTGCAGTTTGACGATTGGATGTTCCTGATTGACGATAAATCCATGCTTAATCGCGCTAGCATGCAGAAGTTTGGCTTTGAGCTTGGTCAAGTCACCTTATTCTTTAAGAAGAGAGACTAG
- a CDS encoding DUF1365 domain-containing protein, protein MKQSTMNAAAQIIRGQVMHERLRPANNRFVYPVFCLRLNLARLADIKVIGFGINCLRPVSIYTADYGPKDGSNLEQWMRDLLVQYDIDADGEIWLHTFPRVLGFVFNPVSFWYCYDRQGGLRAVLAEVNNTFGETHQYLISSHDQQCIDSNTRIECIKMMHVSPFCEVQGHYEFGFRDTAQTAWVGIDYFDNDGLLIKTSVGGKRLPLNQSNLWSALLAQPLLTIGVFARIHWQAFHLWRKKVPFFSKPQPPATMLSTSSTPTTIQSIAQKQELAS, encoded by the coding sequence ATGAAACAGTCCACCATGAACGCCGCCGCGCAAATTATTCGTGGGCAAGTGATGCACGAGCGTTTGCGACCAGCCAACAACCGCTTTGTGTATCCGGTTTTTTGCTTGCGACTCAATTTAGCTCGACTTGCTGATATTAAAGTAATAGGCTTTGGCATCAATTGTTTACGGCCAGTCTCAATTTATACCGCCGATTACGGCCCCAAAGACGGCAGCAATCTTGAGCAATGGATGCGCGATTTGCTGGTGCAATACGACATCGATGCCGACGGCGAAATCTGGCTGCATACCTTCCCACGCGTTTTGGGCTTTGTGTTTAATCCAGTGAGTTTTTGGTATTGCTACGATCGCCAAGGCGGGCTGCGTGCGGTACTGGCTGAAGTCAACAACACCTTTGGCGAAACTCACCAGTATTTAATCTCAAGTCATGACCAGCAATGTATAGACAGCAATACCCGAATTGAATGCATCAAGATGATGCATGTATCCCCTTTCTGTGAAGTGCAAGGCCATTATGAATTTGGCTTTCGCGATACCGCGCAAACGGCGTGGGTTGGCATTGATTATTTTGATAATGACGGTTTACTCATCAAAACCTCAGTGGGCGGCAAACGACTTCCACTCAATCAATCCAATTTATGGAGTGCCCTACTCGCGCAACCACTACTGACCATTGGCGTTTTTGCTCGAATTCACTGGCAAGCCTTTCATTTGTGGCGCAAAAAAGTACCCTTTTTTAGTAAGCCTCAGCCTCCCGCAACCATGCTGAGCACATCAAGTACACCTACTACCATCCAATCTATTGCGCAAAAACAGGAGCTGGCATCATGA
- a CDS encoding TetR/AcrR family transcriptional regulator, protein MSIFSKLSFKDQAFRLRENAILDATTSILGSKGYDLMTMDDVANAVGISKPSLYKHFKSKEDLVGEALIRLIDGAIDFLAQLDNDLKPIEKLIALLEWALRVRLEGGMPFLPSTSTHVREMLMRNLKYITRVLKLNGQIEKLVLAAQKSGDLNPELPSDVVLFSYYSRTCDPAVEYLQKFSKMDNESIITHMLQVALNGLRKPA, encoded by the coding sequence ATGAGTATTTTTAGCAAATTAAGCTTCAAAGATCAGGCCTTTCGCTTGCGTGAAAATGCGATTTTGGATGCGACGACCAGTATTTTGGGCTCAAAAGGCTATGACCTGATGACGATGGATGATGTCGCCAATGCGGTTGGCATCTCTAAGCCTAGTCTATATAAGCATTTCAAATCGAAAGAAGATTTAGTCGGCGAGGCCTTGATTCGTTTGATTGATGGTGCGATTGATTTTCTGGCGCAGTTGGATAATGACTTGAAGCCGATTGAAAAGCTCATCGCCTTGCTGGAGTGGGCGCTGCGAGTGCGCTTAGAAGGCGGGATGCCGTTTCTACCTTCAACTAGCACCCATGTGCGTGAAATGTTGATGCGTAACTTGAAATACATCACACGTGTGTTGAAGTTAAACGGTCAAATCGAAAAGCTGGTGCTGGCTGCTCAAAAAAGTGGCGATCTCAATCCTGAATTGCCGAGTGATGTGGTTTTGTTTAGCTACTATTCGCGTACGTGCGACCCTGCGGTCGAGTATTTGCAGAAGTTTAGCAAGATGGATAACGAGTCGATCATCACGCATATGCTGCAAGTGGCGTTAAACGGTCTTCGTAAGCCTGCTTAA
- a CDS encoding chalcone isomerase family protein, translated as MLSACIALLTLLALACIAIPAQAAIWREHIPQAQAIGSGDLRWFGLRIYTAKLWSETKPFDMNAPFALELTYHRNISREQFVETSLDEITRLFGTRYSAETLKRWEAEMQRAFTDVKSGDQLIGVFIPNQGSRFYSRNKLLADIRDPEFAKAFFAIWFDARSKDTDLRAQLLGNKP; from the coding sequence ATGCTTAGCGCATGTATTGCTCTATTGACATTATTAGCTTTAGCCTGCATCGCTATACCTGCACAGGCCGCGATCTGGCGTGAACATATTCCACAAGCGCAAGCGATAGGAAGCGGCGATTTGCGCTGGTTTGGTCTGCGGATTTATACCGCGAAATTGTGGAGCGAAACAAAGCCATTTGATATGAATGCCCCATTTGCTTTGGAGCTAACTTATCACCGCAATATCAGCCGCGAGCAATTTGTTGAAACCAGTTTGGACGAAATTACGCGGCTCTTTGGCACGCGATACAGCGCAGAAACCCTCAAGCGTTGGGAAGCCGAAATGCAGCGCGCTTTTACCGATGTAAAGTCTGGCGATCAGCTCATCGGCGTGTTTATCCCAAACCAAGGCAGCCGCTTTTATAGCCGGAATAAATTACTGGCCGATATCCGCGACCCCGAGTTTGCCAAAGCTTTTTTTGCCATTTGGTTTGATGCGCGCAGTAAAGATACCGATTTGCGTGCGCAATTATTAGGCAACAAGCCATGA
- a CDS encoding PA4780 family RIO1-like protein kinase produces MKTPKRLEPLVVDGLVDEVLRQLMSGKEATVYVVRCGDEVRCAKVYKDANHRSFKKNAAYQEGRKVKNSRQARAMEKGSRYGKQMQEEEWQNAEVDNLYRLAAAGVRVPTPYICFEGVLLMELVTDANGNAAPRLNDVEMSAELALEYHAALLKQVVLMLCAGVIHGDLSEYNILVDEHGPVIIDLPQAVDAAGNNQAAAMLERDVDNLAEYFGQFAPELNGSQYGKEIWKLYEGGLLSPDAPLTGKVKQDHRKVDVRGVLREVEHVKEEHLQRQLPDFQP; encoded by the coding sequence ATGAAAACGCCAAAAAGATTAGAGCCATTGGTGGTGGATGGATTAGTTGACGAAGTGTTGCGTCAATTAATGAGTGGTAAAGAGGCGACGGTTTATGTTGTTCGCTGTGGTGATGAAGTTCGCTGTGCCAAAGTCTATAAAGATGCAAACCATCGTAGCTTTAAGAAAAACGCCGCTTACCAAGAGGGGCGTAAAGTAAAAAATAGCCGCCAAGCGCGCGCAATGGAAAAAGGCTCGCGCTACGGCAAGCAGATGCAAGAGGAAGAATGGCAAAACGCTGAGGTAGATAATCTCTATCGCCTTGCTGCTGCAGGTGTGCGTGTGCCAACACCATACATTTGCTTCGAAGGCGTGTTGTTGATGGAGTTGGTGACGGATGCCAATGGTAACGCAGCCCCTCGTTTGAACGACGTTGAAATGAGCGCCGAGTTGGCGCTTGAATATCATGCTGCATTACTCAAGCAAGTGGTTTTAATGCTTTGTGCTGGTGTGATTCATGGTGATTTGTCTGAATACAATATTCTGGTCGATGAGCATGGTCCGGTGATTATCGATTTGCCACAGGCCGTTGATGCGGCAGGCAATAATCAAGCTGCTGCAATGTTAGAGCGCGACGTTGATAATTTAGCTGAGTATTTTGGTCAATTCGCGCCAGAGCTGAATGGCTCGCAATATGGCAAAGAGATTTGGAAATTGTACGAAGGCGGTCTCTTATCTCCTGATGCTCCACTGACGGGTAAAGTGAAGCAAGATCATCGAAAAGTAGATGTGCGTGGCGTATTGCGTGAAGTTGAACATGTGAAAGAAGAACATTTGCAACGCCAACTACCCGATTTTCAGCCATAA
- a CDS encoding SDR family NAD(P)-dependent oxidoreductase, which produces MFAPLNRPIEHWAGQRVWLIGASSGIGAALAKHALAAGASVILSARRQPQLALVAQQHPKAMVLPFDVLDTAAWQSSYTEIVSRMGGIDLVVFCAADYRPERTWEVNPSTAAQTLQINLGSVYTGLATILPDLIARGSGGIGLIASVAGYMGLPNASVYGPSKAAMINLAEILYGDLHPKGLNVYLINPGFVKTHLTAKNEFTMPALQTPEQAASAIWQGISAGKFEIHFPRRFTQMLKFLQLLPYRCRFALLSKFVKTP; this is translated from the coding sequence ATGTTTGCCCCACTGAATCGCCCTATTGAACACTGGGCTGGGCAACGCGTCTGGCTCATTGGCGCGTCCAGCGGCATCGGTGCAGCGCTCGCGAAACATGCTTTGGCTGCGGGAGCCAGTGTGATTTTGTCAGCGCGTCGCCAACCCCAATTAGCGCTTGTTGCGCAGCAACACCCCAAAGCGATGGTGCTGCCATTTGATGTACTCGATACTGCCGCTTGGCAAAGTAGTTATACCGAAATCGTTTCGCGGATGGGTGGGATTGATTTAGTCGTGTTTTGCGCTGCCGATTACCGCCCCGAACGCACTTGGGAAGTCAACCCAAGCACCGCAGCACAAACCCTGCAAATCAATTTGGGCAGTGTTTACACTGGGCTTGCTACCATTTTGCCCGACCTGATTGCACGCGGGAGTGGCGGAATTGGCCTGATTGCGAGTGTAGCGGGCTATATGGGCTTGCCCAACGCCAGCGTGTATGGCCCCAGCAAGGCCGCGATGATCAATTTGGCGGAGATTTTGTATGGTGACTTGCACCCCAAAGGATTGAATGTGTATTTAATCAATCCTGGCTTTGTGAAAACACATCTAACAGCTAAAAATGAATTCACCATGCCCGCGTTGCAAACACCAGAGCAGGCAGCTAGTGCGATTTGGCAGGGCATTAGCGCTGGTAAATTTGAAATTCATTTCCCGCGCCGATTTACGCAAATGCTAAAATTTTTACAACTTTTACCTTACCGCTGCCGCTTTGCGCTGCTGTCCAAATTTGTGAAAACACCATGA
- a CDS encoding sodium-dependent transporter, translating into MSSNRDGFTSTFGVLVATLGSAVGLGNIWKFPYMTGTNGGASFLIVYILATLLVALPVMITEIMLGRASRANAVTAFEKLAPKSQKFWPVIGYMGLISAVLILAFYTGVAGWIFAYIFKSISGSINNTDPASANAAFGALVSNPLQALFWQWLVLAWAGAIIMLGVAKGIEAATKKLMPILFLLLILLCIRSLTLPGAMEGVKFLFSPDFSKISATVILTAVGLAFFKLSVGMGTMLTYGSYFRNEQNIPLTATRVMLADLSVSLLAGLAIFPAVFSFGFEPAAGPSLVFMTIPAVFASMPFGQFFMALFFVLAAIAATGAILSILEVPVAMLSERFSFSRKQATVISIGVIGLCGIPATLSMSVTADWKLFGLNPFDLFDYISSNILLPLGGILICLFVGWVYGLPQLQKQLSNDGTLNNGWVIKAVFMLVRYITPALILVIMLKGLGLF; encoded by the coding sequence ATGAGCAGCAATCGTGACGGATTCACTTCAACCTTTGGCGTTTTAGTCGCCACCCTCGGCTCAGCCGTGGGCCTGGGCAATATCTGGAAATTTCCCTACATGACTGGCACCAATGGCGGCGCTAGTTTCTTGATTGTATATATACTGGCCACCCTGCTAGTTGCTTTGCCAGTCATGATCACCGAAATCATGCTGGGCCGTGCCTCACGCGCCAATGCGGTGACCGCTTTTGAAAAGCTCGCCCCAAAATCACAAAAATTTTGGCCTGTGATTGGCTACATGGGGCTGATTTCAGCAGTCCTTATCCTCGCGTTTTATACCGGAGTAGCAGGCTGGATTTTTGCTTATATCTTTAAATCCATCAGCGGCAGCATCAATAACACCGACCCTGCCAGCGCCAACGCCGCCTTTGGTGCCCTAGTCTCCAACCCGCTGCAAGCATTATTCTGGCAGTGGCTGGTCTTAGCCTGGGCAGGTGCAATCATTATGCTCGGCGTTGCCAAAGGAATTGAAGCGGCCACTAAAAAATTGATGCCGATTTTATTCTTGCTGCTCATTTTGCTTTGCATTCGTAGCCTAACGCTCCCAGGCGCAATGGAGGGCGTGAAGTTTTTATTCTCACCAGACTTTAGCAAAATCAGCGCCACGGTCATCTTGACCGCAGTGGGACTGGCCTTCTTTAAACTCTCAGTCGGCATGGGAACCATGTTGACCTACGGTAGCTACTTCCGGAATGAACAAAATATTCCGCTCACCGCAACACGAGTGATGCTAGCGGACTTATCTGTTTCGCTATTGGCAGGTCTTGCGATTTTCCCTGCCGTATTTTCATTCGGATTTGAGCCTGCAGCTGGCCCATCACTGGTCTTTATGACGATTCCGGCGGTATTTGCCAGCATGCCATTCGGTCAATTCTTTATGGCGTTATTTTTTGTTTTGGCTGCGATTGCTGCGACCGGCGCCATTTTGTCAATCCTTGAAGTGCCAGTCGCCATGTTGTCGGAACGTTTTAGCTTTAGCCGCAAACAAGCCACCGTTATTAGCATTGGCGTGATTGGCTTGTGCGGCATTCCTGCCACGCTATCGATGTCGGTCACTGCGGATTGGAAATTATTTGGTCTAAATCCGTTTGATTTGTTTGATTACATCAGCTCAAACATCTTATTGCCACTGGGCGGGATATTAATTTGTCTATTTGTGGGTTGGGTTTATGGCTTGCCACAACTACAAAAACAACTCAGCAATGACGGGACACTCAATAACGGCTGGGTTATTAAAGCAGTGTTTATGCTCGTACGTTATATCACGCCGGCTTTGATCTTGGTGATTATGCTGAAAGGATTAGGGCTGTTTTAA
- a CDS encoding NAD(P)/FAD-dependent oxidoreductase: protein MMNSARQRIAVIGSGISGLASAYFLSRSHDVVLFEAGRYLGGHTNTVDISIEGKTHPVDTGFLVFNEATYPNLIALFSELGVNTYGTDMSFGVSLDDGDLEWAGTNLNTVFAQRCRLLSPSFIGMLRDIMRFNAAANENLDECLKNKATLGQLLVSGNYGDTFRDAYLLPMAAAIWSSSPNDILDFPASTFLRFCLNHALLQVNDRPQWQTVQGGAREYVKKIAATLNDVRLQSPVFRVERISTGVIVTTEIGAEQFDAVVFATHAPDTLAMLSDASEAETALLSAVRYQANTAILHTDQAQLPKLKKVWSAWNYLGGANVDGQRPVCVSYLLNQLQNLPFQTPVVVTLNPFTPPAADKVLAQFEYQHPVFDHAAIAAQAQLPTIQGKNRTWFAGAWTGYGFHEDGLKSALRIVSDFGLAPTWTRLL from the coding sequence ATGATGAATTCAGCTCGACAACGTATCGCAGTGATTGGCTCTGGCATCTCTGGCTTGGCCAGCGCGTATTTTTTGAGTCGCAGTCACGACGTCGTGCTGTTTGAAGCGGGGCGATACTTGGGCGGTCACACCAATACGGTCGACATCAGCATTGAAGGCAAAACGCATCCGGTCGACACGGGTTTCTTAGTATTTAACGAAGCGACCTACCCTAATCTGATCGCGCTTTTTTCCGAGTTGGGCGTGAATACGTATGGCACGGATATGTCGTTTGGCGTGTCGCTTGATGACGGCGACCTTGAATGGGCCGGCACTAACCTGAACACCGTTTTTGCCCAACGTTGCCGCTTGCTGTCACCTTCATTTATCGGCATGTTGCGCGACATCATGCGCTTTAATGCCGCCGCCAATGAAAACCTTGATGAGTGCTTAAAAAACAAAGCGACCTTGGGCCAACTGCTGGTGAGTGGCAATTATGGCGACACCTTCCGCGATGCTTATTTATTACCGATGGCCGCAGCGATTTGGTCTAGCTCACCGAACGACATCTTGGATTTTCCAGCTTCAACCTTTTTGCGCTTTTGCCTGAATCACGCTTTATTACAAGTGAATGACCGCCCGCAATGGCAAACGGTCCAAGGTGGCGCACGTGAATACGTGAAGAAAATAGCGGCGACACTTAACGATGTACGTTTGCAATCGCCGGTATTCCGCGTTGAGCGCATTTCAACAGGTGTCATTGTGACAACTGAAATTGGCGCCGAGCAGTTCGACGCGGTCGTTTTTGCCACGCATGCACCCGACACGCTCGCTATGCTCAGCGACGCGAGCGAAGCTGAAACCGCCCTACTCTCTGCTGTACGCTATCAAGCCAATACGGCAATACTGCATACCGATCAAGCCCAACTACCCAAACTAAAAAAAGTCTGGTCCGCGTGGAATTATCTAGGCGGGGCAAATGTGGATGGACAACGCCCCGTTTGCGTGAGTTATTTACTCAATCAATTGCAAAACCTGCCGTTTCAAACGCCCGTGGTCGTCACACTCAATCCATTTACACCGCCAGCCGCAGATAAAGTATTGGCGCAATTTGAATATCAACATCCGGTATTTGATCACGCTGCCATCGCGGCTCAAGCGCAATTGCCTACCATTCAAGGGAAAAATCGTACTTGGTTTGCAGGCGCTTGGACAGGTTACGGTTTTCATGAAGATGGTTTGAAATCGGCACTGCGCATCGTGTCGGATTTTGGCCTCGCGCCGACATGGACGCGCTTGTTATGA